A single genomic interval of Lathyrus oleraceus cultivar Zhongwan6 chromosome 7, CAAS_Psat_ZW6_1.0, whole genome shotgun sequence harbors:
- the LOC127106059 gene encoding probable histone H2B.1: MAPKGEKKPVEKKPVEEKKSTVAEKAPAEKKPKAGKKLPKDGGAAAGDKKKKRNKKSVETYKIYIFKVLKQVHPDIGISSKAMGIMNSFINDIFEKLAAESSRLARYNKKPTITSREIQTAVRLVLPGELAKHAVSEGTKAVTKFTSA; encoded by the coding sequence ATGGCGCCAAAGGGAGAGAAGAAACCAGTTGAGAAGAAACCTGTGGAGGAGAAGAAGTCCACAGTAGCAGAGAAAGCTCCGGCCGAGAAGAAGCCAAAGGCCGGAAAGAAGCTGCCTAAGGATGGCGGTGCCGCTGCCGGAGacaagaagaagaagagaaacaAGAAGAGCGTGGAGACATACAAGATCTACATCTTCAAAGTTCTGAAGCAAGTTCACCCTGACATTGGTATCTCAAGCAAGGCCATGGGTATCATGAACAGTTTCATCAACGACATCTTCGAGAAGCTTGCTGCTGAATCTTCAAGACTTGCAAGATACAACAAGAAGCCAACAATCACTTCAAGGGAAATTCAGACTGCAGTTAGACTTGTTCTCCCTGGAGAATTGGCCAAGCATGCTGTCTCTGAAGGAACAAAAGCCGTGACCAAGTTTACCAGTGCTTAA